From one Methanolobus chelungpuianus genomic stretch:
- a CDS encoding GTP-binding protein: protein MKLIIVAGPPSGGKTAVIRQIIKSLPEDALPAFLKVDVVHATEDEELAEEFGIPTKKVYSGDLCPDHMGILVLADALSWADELSRNMLIVESAGLCLRCTPYTTYSLGITVISAISGTNSPLKMAPLIALADVVVVTKTDLVSQAEKEVFRESIRKVVNDIDIVETNAIQGTGLRYLMRRIASQADIEAEPVTLRGAPPLGVCTICIGKKEIGWQKHFGMIRPLDMPESMYRGD, encoded by the coding sequence ATGAAACTGATCATTGTTGCCGGTCCTCCCAGCGGAGGGAAGACAGCCGTAATAAGGCAGATAATAAAAAGCCTGCCTGAAGATGCACTTCCTGCGTTCCTGAAGGTCGACGTGGTACACGCTACCGAGGATGAGGAGCTTGCGGAAGAGTTTGGTATCCCCACTAAAAAGGTATATTCCGGGGATTTGTGCCCGGATCATATGGGAATTCTGGTTCTGGCGGATGCATTAAGCTGGGCAGACGAGCTCTCAAGGAATATGCTGATTGTTGAAAGTGCGGGACTCTGTCTGAGGTGCACACCCTATACCACGTATTCTCTGGGAATAACTGTCATCAGTGCTATCTCCGGAACGAACTCACCGCTGAAAATGGCGCCATTGATAGCACTTGCAGATGTAGTTGTAGTCACCAAGACCGATCTGGTGTCACAGGCAGAGAAAGAGGTCTTCAGGGAAAGCATAAGGAAAGTTGTCAATGATATTGACATAGTCGAAACAAATGCTATTCAGGGAACTGGTTTAAGATATCTTATGAGGCGTATTGCCAGCCAGGCCGATATCGAAGCAGAACCTGTCACACTCAGAGGTGCTCCTCCTCTTGGAGTATGTACCATCTGTATTGGTAAAAAGGAGATTGGCTGGCAGAAACACTTTGGAATGATCCGTCCGCTGGATATGCCGGAATCTATGTACAGAGGTGACTGA
- a CDS encoding methanogenesis marker 16 metalloprotein yields MKTIEEINQKIARDEAVVMTAAELKSKIRTGEDVTAEDVDVVTTGTFGVMSGTMAVMMVPVAKKCSFERADAIWLNGVPAQPGPCPNERLGVVDLVINGTAHADDRYGGGHLFRDLVKGDEIDILVEAQGRTYENHVTLNDIDYARIITTRLAFKNYHALVNPMPTTIQSIFSVTGLTGPFTEVTVSGCGEINPLQNDPFNRVIGVGTRVLLNGAPGYIMGKGTRASPDKPNVSAYADMKEMDHRMMGGMKTSEGPECLTSLAIPIPVLDEEVLSGLKVLDSDVSLPVSDVNGRLAHSKAHYGHIWRGTDKAVRTETDRCLMHPDCPTMRICPTEAIYDRFHINRDLCINCGTCVRVCPGGVFNARLGSIELPEGTIPVSLRQSDRLRAEKLCSNLKNHILGHKFIPTQRLEPL; encoded by the coding sequence ATGAAGACCATTGAAGAGATCAACCAAAAAATTGCACGAGACGAAGCAGTTGTTATGACAGCAGCTGAGCTTAAGTCGAAGATACGCACAGGCGAGGATGTAACGGCAGAGGATGTGGATGTGGTCACGACAGGTACATTCGGCGTAATGTCGGGAACAATGGCAGTTATGATGGTACCGGTTGCAAAAAAGTGCAGCTTTGAGAGAGCCGATGCAATCTGGCTTAACGGGGTACCTGCACAGCCAGGCCCCTGTCCCAATGAGCGCTTAGGTGTAGTGGACCTTGTGATCAATGGAACGGCACACGCAGACGACAGGTATGGTGGAGGCCATCTTTTCAGGGACCTTGTGAAAGGAGATGAGATCGATATCCTTGTGGAAGCACAGGGCAGGACTTATGAGAACCATGTCACACTCAATGATATCGACTATGCAAGAATAATCACCACCAGGCTTGCGTTTAAGAACTATCATGCATTGGTCAATCCGATGCCGACAACCATCCAGTCCATCTTTTCCGTCACCGGACTGACCGGTCCTTTCACAGAAGTGACCGTATCCGGATGCGGTGAGATTAATCCACTGCAGAATGATCCATTCAATCGGGTAATAGGCGTGGGAACGCGAGTGCTCCTGAACGGTGCACCCGGATATATCATGGGTAAGGGAACAAGAGCCAGTCCTGATAAGCCCAACGTATCTGCCTATGCAGACATGAAAGAGATGGACCACCGGATGATGGGTGGGATGAAGACCTCAGAAGGGCCGGAATGCCTGACATCACTTGCCATACCGATACCAGTGCTTGATGAAGAGGTACTTTCAGGATTAAAGGTTCTGGATAGCGATGTCTCATTGCCCGTATCCGATGTCAATGGCCGCCTAGCACACTCTAAGGCGCACTACGGGCACATATGGAGAGGCACGGATAAAGCTGTGCGCACAGAAACTGACAGGTGCCTCATGCATCCCGACTGCCCTACAATGCGGATATGTCCCACAGAAGCCATATACGACCGTTTCCACATAAACAGGGATCTGTGCATTAACTGCGGGACCTGTGTCCGCGTATGTCCGGGAGGGGTATTCAATGCAAGGCTGGGATCCATAGAACTGCCAGAAGGAACTATTCCTGTATCATTGCGTCAATCCGACAGGTTGCGGGCGGAAAAGCTTTGTAGTAATCTCAAAAATCATATCTTGGGACATAAGTTCATACCCACACAGAGATTGGAACCACTTTGA
- a CDS encoding (Fe-S)-binding protein produces the protein MIPQWIPPGKDCGACGSATCSDFIVRLESGAAKTELCPYYLKEKMSVPLAKPTYSGVDVTGKEYDFVLLPFPGEPSARKFVVPFRADLVEAWGIKKGDLVTGRPAGPGCPLYHALRVLSANPVTGVLECHTVGPMEARKEDAHDVQAYHVHAFEGIANPLKKQPVLGTRQYFLPGNCMIDLAHTALVNMILKKPSGLHVRLEDIRIL, from the coding sequence ATGATACCTCAATGGATTCCCCCGGGCAAAGATTGCGGAGCTTGCGGTTCGGCAACATGCTCCGATTTTATAGTACGGCTGGAAAGCGGGGCAGCAAAAACTGAACTGTGCCCCTATTACCTGAAGGAAAAAATGTCGGTCCCCTTGGCAAAACCCACGTACTCAGGAGTGGATGTGACCGGAAAGGAATATGACTTCGTACTCTTGCCTTTCCCGGGAGAGCCTTCTGCACGCAAGTTCGTTGTACCTTTCAGGGCAGATCTTGTGGAAGCCTGGGGGATCAAAAAAGGTGACCTTGTGACTGGCCGGCCTGCGGGACCAGGCTGCCCTCTCTACCACGCCTTGAGGGTGCTGAGCGCAAACCCTGTGACAGGAGTCCTGGAGTGCCATACTGTCGGCCCCATGGAAGCCCGGAAAGAAGATGCTCATGATGTGCAGGCATATCATGTCCATGCTTTCGAAGGAATTGCCAATCCTCTTAAAAAACAACCTGTACTTGGAACGCGCCAGTACTTCCTGCCAGGGAACTGCATGATAGACCTTGCACATACCGCCCTTGTTAACATGATATTGAAAAAGCCTTCCGGACTTCACGTCAGGCTTGAGGATATAAGGATACTATGA
- a CDS encoding glutaredoxin family protein, whose protein sequence is MKKIMMYTLSTCPWCKKAKSFFAERNIPFEFTDYDKASRDEQHRIMEICSSYGEGMSFPFVMIGSDVVVGYNPEKYQKLLE, encoded by the coding sequence ATGAAGAAGATCATGATGTATACCCTGAGCACATGTCCTTGGTGTAAAAAAGCAAAGAGTTTCTTTGCGGAGCGAAACATTCCTTTTGAATTCACAGATTATGATAAAGCGAGTAGGGATGAACAACATCGGATCATGGAAATATGTTCCTCATATGGAGAAGGAATGTCTTTCCCCTTTGTGATGATTGGTAGCGATGTCGTTGTAGGCTACAATCCTGAAAAGTACCAGAAGCTACTTGAGTGA
- a CDS encoding winged helix-turn-helix transcriptional regulator, which translates to MVRIRNVVYTAVVVFAVITLPLLAFAAPLVSCMSPVDTGTSCETAVSCMGTCLLMTQVNSAFRREPISRSSAFQSYHSSCSSASQQLAHATGIQGMIGLNNRFSGIRRIYPKNVLDHPQRKAVYSIILDKPGIDMVRIGKVLSLNRETLRYHLNQLSSSNKIIAMKDYGIIRYYENHGRYGTVERRVLAYLWNPTAERILSIVQSNPGITQGDIATRLAIASPTVHWYMQRLTNDGIIIALHASRLTRYHLTAEAFQVLTNSAGIRQRMQTEVCTP; encoded by the coding sequence ATGGTCCGGATCAGGAATGTTGTATATACTGCAGTCGTTGTCTTTGCAGTAATAACATTACCTCTCTTGGCATTTGCAGCACCATTGGTTTCGTGTATGTCTCCTGTGGATACCGGTACAAGTTGCGAGACGGCAGTGAGCTGCATGGGAACGTGCCTGCTGATGACGCAGGTAAACTCTGCATTCAGGCGGGAACCTATTTCACGTTCATCTGCATTCCAGTCTTATCACTCTTCATGCAGTAGTGCATCGCAACAGCTTGCACACGCAACGGGTATACAAGGAATGATCGGGCTTAATAACAGATTTTCAGGGATCAGGAGGATCTATCCGAAAAATGTGCTCGACCATCCGCAGCGCAAGGCAGTTTATAGTATTATCTTGGATAAACCCGGAATCGATATGGTGAGAATTGGAAAGGTTCTCAGTCTGAATCGTGAGACACTTCGATACCATCTCAATCAATTGTCCTCGTCGAATAAAATCATTGCAATGAAGGATTATGGTATCATTCGGTATTATGAGAATCACGGAAGATACGGCACTGTTGAAAGACGTGTTCTGGCATATCTCTGGAACCCGACGGCTGAAAGAATTCTTTCAATTGTACAATCTAACCCCGGTATTACGCAGGGAGATATTGCCACACGTCTTGCAATAGCTTCGCCAACGGTGCACTGGTACATGCAGCGACTTACCAATGATGGGATAATCATTGCCCTTCATGCTAGTCGGCTCACCCGTTACCACCTTACTGCGGAGGCATTTCAGGTATTGACTAACTCCGCCGGGATAAGGCAAAGGATGCAAACCGAGGTTTGCACTCCGTAA
- a CDS encoding ABC transporter substrate-binding protein, with amino-acid sequence MVEKYTNAFIVILIALIVLAGVASYLSSDADSSPDATGIKSVSTSPQQLKTIRHGYLPSNGDALIFIAKEEGFWEEEGLNVELFQFTKGTEAYNSLFGNKLETVGAGTSDPATYIAQGADITIIGGLMSEGQFLVTQPEKAEELADLQNWKGKKIATIAMSNGDLIYKAALKDAGIDWKTEVTFLELGSPNAVAEAVKTNKADGGIIWIPHEILAQQQGLAVASYTAQYYDNHPCCRIALKTSTLNSDRETYVKFEKGLIKAYKFFSENQNESVTDIQKYVKVDAEVIHRSTWNDYFYASPDPNKNGVVEYYQMMKDSGYITTDVRIEDHIDTSIYREALEELIRENPDEEFYQKLLVDHKIMNE; translated from the coding sequence ATGGTAGAAAAATATACAAATGCATTTATTGTAATACTTATTGCCCTTATTGTTCTTGCAGGCGTTGCCAGCTATTTGAGCTCGGATGCGGACAGTTCACCGGATGCGACTGGGATCAAGTCAGTAAGCACTTCACCCCAGCAGTTAAAAACTATCAGACACGGATACCTGCCTTCCAATGGTGATGCGCTCATCTTTATTGCAAAAGAAGAGGGGTTTTGGGAAGAGGAAGGTCTTAATGTTGAACTTTTCCAGTTCACAAAGGGTACGGAAGCATATAACTCTCTGTTTGGGAACAAACTGGAAACTGTAGGGGCTGGAACATCTGATCCTGCTACTTATATCGCACAGGGGGCAGATATTACTATAATAGGCGGACTGATGAGTGAAGGCCAGTTCCTGGTAACACAGCCCGAGAAAGCAGAGGAACTTGCGGATCTTCAGAACTGGAAGGGAAAAAAGATAGCTACTATAGCAATGTCCAACGGTGACTTGATCTACAAGGCTGCCCTGAAGGATGCGGGCATTGACTGGAAGACTGAAGTGACCTTCCTTGAACTGGGTTCGCCGAATGCCGTTGCAGAAGCGGTCAAGACCAACAAGGCTGATGGCGGTATTATATGGATTCCTCATGAGATACTTGCACAGCAGCAGGGACTGGCTGTAGCTTCATACACGGCTCAGTACTATGATAATCATCCGTGCTGCCGCATTGCACTGAAGACAAGTACACTGAACTCAGACAGAGAAACCTATGTCAAGTTCGAGAAAGGCCTTATCAAGGCATACAAGTTCTTCAGTGAGAACCAGAATGAATCAGTCACTGATATTCAGAAATACGTCAAAGTTGACGCAGAAGTAATCCACCGGTCTACATGGAATGATTATTTCTATGCCTCACCTGATCCAAATAAGAATGGCGTGGTAGAATACTACCAGATGATGAAGGATAGTGGCTACATAACCACAGATGTCAGGATAGAAGACCATATAGACACCTCAATCTACAGGGAGGCTCTTGAAGAGCTGATACGGGAAAATCCCGATGAAGAGTTCTACCAGAAACTGCTGGTGGATCATAAAATAATGAATGAGTGA
- a CDS encoding ATP-binding cassette domain-containing protein, translating into MTRQVTLTILAGKNRSGEKEGFKSMEIRPGDTISIVGPTGSGKSAFINDIETLAQGDTVTGRTVLVNGDVPPESFIRDPAFKPIALITQNTRCLADLSVEAFLTMHIQARRSGREELLSETIDLANTFTGEKITLKSKMSSLSGGQTRALMIADALVISDTPILLLDEIENAGIFKDKVIQSLQGGNKAVIIVTHDPYLAVTTGRRIVMKSGGVSSVIEPGNNERHLIEYLAGIDDKLHHIREKLRLGNVFYSVPHELTTLPIDQGCEL; encoded by the coding sequence ATGACACGACAGGTCACTCTTACTATCCTAGCAGGAAAGAACAGATCCGGAGAAAAGGAAGGGTTCAAGAGTATGGAAATAAGACCCGGGGATACTATCTCAATAGTAGGCCCAACTGGTTCCGGGAAGTCAGCCTTCATAAATGACATTGAAACTCTGGCGCAGGGGGACACTGTAACAGGGAGAACTGTCCTTGTCAATGGTGATGTCCCTCCGGAATCCTTTATACGGGATCCGGCTTTCAAGCCTATTGCGCTGATAACCCAGAATACGCGCTGTCTGGCAGATCTTTCAGTGGAAGCCTTCCTTACAATGCATATCCAGGCAAGGCGTTCCGGCAGGGAGGAGCTGCTCAGTGAAACCATCGATCTTGCAAATACTTTTACCGGGGAGAAGATCACCCTGAAAAGCAAGATGAGCAGCCTGTCCGGAGGGCAGACGAGAGCTCTTATGATCGCAGATGCTCTCGTGATAAGCGACACTCCCATACTCCTGCTTGATGAAATAGAGAATGCAGGTATTTTCAAGGACAAGGTTATACAGTCCCTTCAGGGGGGAAACAAGGCGGTCATAATTGTAACGCATGATCCCTACCTCGCCGTCACGACAGGACGGCGTATAGTGATGAAGTCCGGCGGAGTATCCTCAGTTATCGAGCCCGGAAATAACGAAAGGCACCTGATAGAATACCTGGCAGGCATTGATGACAAACTGCATCATATCCGGGAAAAACTGAGGCTAGGGAATGTTTTTTATTCTGTCCCGCATGAGTTAACGACACTTCCCATTGACCAGGGATGTGAATTGTAA